A single genomic interval of Methanocalculus natronophilus harbors:
- a CDS encoding restriction endonuclease subunit S yields MAGKWNKISLGEVLTFQRGFDITKAEQKNGSYPVFSSSGYKSNHSEYKVRGPGVIIGRKGTLGTVFYSKTNFWPHDTTLWVRDFHNNEPKFAYYFLQTMGFERLDAGASNPTLNRNHIHTLKIKWPPLPTQHKIAAILSAYDDLIENNTRRIKILEEMAQNLYREWFVKFRFPGHEHAQFVDSPLGRIPEGWEVMELRNIVVLCRNGVQPKEYPEEIFEYFSFPAYDSGKLPAIEKGSEIKSSKYLVPQDCVLVPKLNPHISRVWLPKPKNNLRSIASTEYLILEPKRGSSAYYYVFFSRPEMIEKLAGRADGTSTSHKRLKPVDFLDQLVVMPPDSITDSFDLQIIPMMDIIDTLINTNTTLRTTRDLLLPKLISGGVDVSEIDITIPVEVKT; encoded by the coding sequence GTGGCGGGAAAATGGAATAAAATATCTTTAGGTGAGGTTTTAACTTTTCAAAGAGGATTTGATATCACAAAAGCTGAACAAAAGAATGGATCATACCCTGTTTTCTCTTCCTCTGGCTATAAATCAAATCATTCTGAATATAAAGTTCGAGGTCCAGGTGTTATCATTGGTCGAAAGGGTACTTTAGGTACTGTTTTCTATTCAAAAACAAACTTTTGGCCACATGATACCACTCTTTGGGTGAGAGATTTTCACAACAATGAGCCGAAATTCGCTTACTATTTCCTTCAAACAATGGGCTTCGAGCGATTAGATGCTGGAGCCTCAAACCCTACTCTCAACCGGAACCACATACATACCCTTAAAATCAAATGGCCTCCCCTCCCCACCCAACACAAAATCGCCGCCATCCTCTCCGCCTACGACGACCTCATCGAGAATAACACCCGGCGCATCAAAATCCTTGAGGAGATGGCGCAGAACCTCTACCGCGAGTGGTTCGTCAAGTTCCGCTTCCCCGGCCACGAGCACGCCCAGTTTGTGGACTCGCCTCTGGGGCGGATTCCGGAGGGGTGGGAAGTAATGGAGTTAAGAAACATTGTTGTTCTCTGTCGAAATGGTGTTCAACCAAAGGAATATCCAGAAGAAATTTTTGAATACTTTAGTTTTCCTGCATATGATTCAGGGAAGTTGCCTGCAATTGAAAAAGGTAGTGAGATTAAAAGTAGCAAATATCTAGTACCACAGGACTGTGTATTAGTCCCGAAATTGAACCCTCATATATCCAGAGTATGGCTTCCAAAACCAAAAAATAATCTTCGGTCTATAGCTTCAACTGAATATCTCATTTTAGAACCCAAAAGGGGTTCTTCAGCATATTATTATGTTTTTTTTAGTCGACCAGAAATGATAGAGAAACTTGCAGGTCGTGCTGATGGAACATCAACTAGTCATAAGAGACTTAAACCAGTTGATTTTTTAGATCAGTTAGTAGTTATGCCACCAGACTCTATTACGGATTCTTTCGACTTACAAATAATACCTATGATGGATATAATAGATACTTTAATTAATACTAACACCACCCTCCGCACCACCCGCGACCTCCTCCTCCCCAAGCTCATCTCCGGCGGGGTGGATGTTTCAGAAATAGATATAACGATTCCAGTTGAGGTTAAAACATGA
- a CDS encoding GmrSD restriction endonuclease domain-containing protein → MTDTVFTKVDYDLNSLIKYISMGNIGLPDIQRPFVWKNTKVRDLFDSMYRGYPVGYLLFWKNALTDDNQINKAKKTIGSDPKQKTPDLVIVDGQQRLTSLYAVIKNIPVLRDTFETEQIRIAFNPLEEKFEVTDAAILRDKAYISDISVIWNDNTDLFEVVDNYLDELSKTREVTAEENKAIKKAISKLNGLLSFPFTALELASDINEEAVSEVFVRINSKGTPLNQADFILTLMSVFWDEGRAELEKFCRESRKPSKGTASPFNYFIEPSPDQLLRVSVGVAFKRARLKYVYSILRGKDLETEEFSIERREKQFEILKDAQKRVLNLQYWHDFLNCIRQAGFRSKGMISSNSNLLFSYMLYLIGRTEYKVPEYDLRQIIARWFFMSAVTGRFTSSPESAMEFDLARLRDVKSADDFVNNLTKICEITLTNDFWAVNLPNDLATSSSRSPSLFAYYAAQVLLDANGLFSKIKIADLLDPTTNAHKSALERHHLFPKDYLKNQGFQGTREINQIANYALVEWGDNIQISNNAPEEYVPKIKSRFFQSEIEKMYRLHALPPNWEHMEYRDFLENRRELMAQIIAEGYRILVSGQSEEDTSPDEINLISLVQSGESEAVEFKSTLRTNLHTNNRDQRMEQSVLKTLAGFLNTNGGTLIIGLSDDGSPVGIDVDGFENEDKMSLHLVNIIKARMGISAMTNVHIHFDDHKNSRVMAVNCQKSPSPVFVKDNEIERFYIRTGPSTTELSASQTQEFIKQRFR, encoded by the coding sequence ATGACTGATACTGTTTTTACAAAAGTTGACTATGATCTCAATTCTCTGATAAAATATATTAGCATGGGGAATATTGGGCTGCCTGATATCCAGCGACCCTTTGTCTGGAAGAATACCAAGGTGCGTGATCTCTTTGACTCAATGTACAGAGGATATCCGGTTGGGTACCTCCTTTTCTGGAAGAATGCTCTTACCGATGATAACCAAATCAATAAAGCGAAAAAAACCATCGGATCAGATCCAAAGCAGAAAACTCCAGATCTTGTCATTGTAGATGGTCAACAGCGCCTAACGTCCCTTTATGCTGTTATAAAGAATATTCCAGTATTACGAGATACCTTTGAGACAGAGCAGATTCGCATCGCCTTTAATCCACTCGAAGAAAAGTTTGAGGTAACTGATGCTGCAATACTTCGTGATAAAGCGTACATTTCAGATATTTCTGTGATATGGAATGATAACACAGATCTCTTTGAAGTTGTTGATAACTATCTGGATGAATTGAGCAAAACCCGTGAAGTAACAGCAGAAGAAAATAAAGCTATTAAAAAAGCCATCAGCAAACTCAATGGCTTGTTGAGCTTCCCATTTACCGCCCTTGAATTGGCATCTGACATCAACGAAGAGGCCGTATCCGAAGTCTTCGTCCGCATTAACAGCAAGGGAACACCGTTGAATCAGGCAGACTTTATCCTGACCCTGATGTCGGTCTTCTGGGATGAGGGGCGTGCCGAACTCGAAAAATTCTGCCGTGAATCACGCAAACCATCAAAAGGAACTGCTTCTCCATTTAACTACTTTATCGAGCCATCGCCAGATCAGCTCCTCCGGGTAAGTGTAGGTGTTGCCTTTAAACGTGCCAGACTCAAGTATGTCTACTCCATCCTGCGGGGGAAGGATCTGGAAACAGAAGAATTCAGTATTGAGAGGCGTGAAAAGCAGTTTGAAATCCTGAAAGACGCCCAGAAAAGAGTCCTGAATCTGCAATACTGGCATGACTTTTTGAACTGCATCCGCCAGGCTGGTTTTCGTAGCAAGGGGATGATCAGTTCAAACAGCAACCTTCTGTTCTCCTATATGCTGTATCTGATCGGCAGAACCGAATACAAGGTTCCAGAGTACGATCTCAGGCAGATTATTGCACGATGGTTCTTTATGTCGGCTGTTACCGGCCGATTTACCAGTTCACCCGAATCTGCGATGGAATTTGATCTTGCCCGGTTGCGGGATGTCAAATCTGCTGATGATTTCGTGAATAATCTGACCAAAATCTGTGAGATTACCCTTACGAACGACTTCTGGGCAGTCAATCTTCCAAACGACCTTGCCACATCATCATCACGGAGCCCGTCACTTTTTGCCTACTATGCAGCCCAGGTATTACTGGATGCAAATGGTTTATTTTCAAAGATAAAAATCGCTGATCTTCTCGATCCAACCACGAATGCACATAAAAGCGCACTCGAACGCCACCATCTCTTCCCCAAAGATTATCTGAAAAACCAGGGATTCCAGGGAACTCGTGAGATTAACCAGATTGCAAACTATGCCCTTGTTGAGTGGGGGGATAACATTCAGATCTCAAATAATGCTCCAGAAGAGTACGTTCCTAAAATAAAAAGCCGGTTTTTTCAATCTGAAATCGAAAAAATGTACCGTCTGCATGCTCTCCCACCAAACTGGGAGCATATGGAATACCGGGACTTTCTGGAGAATCGCAGGGAACTGATGGCACAGATCATCGCAGAAGGGTATAGAATCCTTGTTTCAGGTCAATCAGAGGAAGATACCAGTCCTGATGAAATTAATCTGATATCATTGGTTCAGTCAGGAGAATCCGAAGCAGTTGAGTTCAAGTCCACACTCCGGACGAATCTGCATACAAACAACAGAGATCAGCGAATGGAGCAGTCTGTTCTTAAAACACTCGCCGGTTTCTTAAACACGAATGGTGGAACATTGATCATCGGACTCTCAGATGATGGCAGCCCTGTCGGAATTGATGTGGATGGCTTTGAAAATGAGGATAAGATGAGTCTTCACCTTGTCAATATCATCAAAGCCCGTATGGGGATCTCAGCAATGACCAATGTGCATATTCATTTTGATGATCATAAGAACTCGCGTGTCATGGCCGTGAATTGTCAGAAATCTCCTTCCCCGGTATTTGTGAAAGATAATGAGATAGAACGGTTCTATATCCGGACCGGACCATCCACCACTGAGTTAAGTGCAAGCCAGACACAGGAATTTATCAAACAGAGGTTTCGCTAA
- a CDS encoding Fic family protein, producing the protein MTTPADLSILLQEGEGVTLEYKERVNDSFARELVAFANTAGGRVLLGVRDDGTVKGISDTNDLRARIQDIARKCDPPVKVLLERIGEVTVVTVRESTEKPVQCSDGFFWRLGAVSQKLSRNEIRDLFQQEGAIRFDHSVCTRFSYPEDFDTDKFRNWLGKSSIYRDGSVEDVLVNIEAAERSGGRLLFRNAGVLFFAKEPRRFFNQAYITCLLFKGTVKVHILDRKDFDGGIIADIEDALRFIERNTRTAYRIEKLQREDIPEYPMAALREAITNAVMHRDWFLEGANVFVEIFTDRIEVSSPGGLPKGMQVSDLGHKSVRRNPLIADLLHRIAYIEKAGTGIKRMRDGATTLGYPAPEFRSDSFFSAIFYPMPIGEMEKAGEETGRYHASTPQVPRRYPASTPQVVNILQAACDELKSRDELQEAAELKDRENFRKNYLKPLLEDGFLEPMIPDKPSSSNQRYRTTAAGRAFIEAASEEKAGEKTRRHPASNPQVPRRYPAGTPQVVNILQAARDELKSRDELQEAAGLKDRENFRKNYLKPLFEDGLLEPMIPDKPSSSKQRYRTTAAGLALIEAALEEEER; encoded by the coding sequence ATGACCACCCCCGCCGATCTCAGCATCCTCCTCCAGGAGGGCGAAGGCGTCACGCTCGAGTACAAGGAGCGAGTGAACGACTCCTTCGCCCGTGAGCTTGTCGCCTTTGCCAATACCGCCGGGGGCCGTGTCCTCCTTGGGGTGCGGGATGACGGGACCGTGAAGGGGATTTCGGATACCAATGATCTCCGTGCCAGAATTCAGGATATCGCCCGGAAATGCGATCCCCCGGTAAAGGTTCTGCTTGAGCGGATCGGCGAGGTGACGGTGGTGACCGTCCGGGAGAGTACAGAGAAGCCGGTCCAGTGCAGTGACGGCTTCTTCTGGCGGCTTGGGGCGGTCTCGCAGAAGCTCTCCCGGAATGAGATCCGGGATCTCTTCCAGCAGGAGGGTGCGATCCGGTTCGATCACTCCGTCTGCACCCGGTTCTCCTATCCTGAGGACTTTGATACCGATAAATTCAGGAACTGGCTTGGAAAGAGCAGCATCTACCGGGATGGATCGGTCGAGGATGTCCTCGTCAATATCGAGGCGGCAGAACGATCAGGGGGGAGGCTCCTCTTCAGGAACGCCGGTGTCCTCTTCTTTGCAAAAGAGCCCCGCCGGTTCTTCAACCAGGCATACATCACCTGCCTCCTCTTCAAAGGCACTGTCAAGGTCCATATCCTTGACCGGAAGGACTTCGACGGCGGCATCATCGCGGATATCGAGGATGCACTCCGTTTCATCGAACGGAACACACGGACCGCATACCGGATCGAGAAACTCCAGCGGGAGGATATACCCGAGTACCCGATGGCAGCACTCCGGGAGGCGATCACAAACGCCGTCATGCACCGGGACTGGTTCTTGGAGGGCGCAAATGTCTTTGTGGAGATATTCACTGATAGAATCGAAGTCTCAAGCCCCGGCGGGCTCCCAAAAGGGATGCAGGTTTCTGATCTTGGCCATAAGAGTGTCCGGAGAAATCCACTCATCGCTGATCTCCTGCACCGGATTGCCTATATCGAAAAAGCCGGAACAGGGATCAAGCGGATGCGGGACGGTGCAACAACGCTTGGCTATCCTGCGCCGGAATTCAGATCAGACAGCTTCTTTTCGGCGATATTCTATCCAATGCCGATTGGTGAGATGGAAAAGGCCGGTGAGGAGACAGGTCGGTACCATGCAAGTACCCCGCAGGTACCCCGCAGGTACCCCGCAAGTACCCCGCAAGTTGTTAACATATTACAAGCCGCATGTGATGAACTCAAATCACGTGATGAGCTTCAGGAAGCTGCGGAACTCAAAGATAGAGAGAACTTCCGTAAAAACTACTTAAAACCCCTTTTAGAAGACGGTTTCCTTGAACCAATGATTCCAGATAAGCCAAGCAGCTCAAACCAGCGGTACCGCACAACCGCCGCCGGACGTGCATTTATCGAAGCGGCTTCGGAGGAGAAGGCCGGTGAGAAAACACGCAGGCACCCCGCAAGTAACCCGCAGGTACCCCGCAGGTACCCCGCAGGTACCCCGCAAGTTGTTAACATATTACAAGCCGCACGTGATGAACTCAAATCACGTGATGAGCTTCAGGAAGCTGCGGGACTCAAAGATAGAGAGAACTTCCGTAAAAACTACTTAAAACCCCTTTTTGAAGACGGGCTCCTTGAACCAATGATCCCAGATAAGCCAAGCAGCTCGAAGCAGCGGTACCGCACAACCGCTGCTGGGCTGGCTCTCATCGAAGCAGCTTTGGAGGAGGAGGAGAGATGA
- a CDS encoding type I restriction endonuclease subunit R has protein sequence MTPAGYTEDELVEKPAIEVFRELGWEAINAYDEFDHGVSTLGRETKSEVILKRNLRDALLRLNPDAPLEAIHEAIADLTRDRSLMSMAAANQEIYHLLKNGVRVPVPDPDGDGETIEHLRIIDWEKSRNNDFLLCSQFWVTGEMHTRRADLVGFVNGIPLLLIELKAAHRRLETGFSGNIRDYKDTIPQLFRPNAMIIVSNGSQSRVGSVTAGWEHFAEWKKVGSEREPGRVSLETMLHGICAPDRLLDIVENFTLFQEIPGGLIKLVAKNHQYLGVNNAIDALTDIREHDGKLGVFWHTQGSGKSISMIFFSQKVLRTIPGNWTFVIITDRQELDNQIYKNFVSAGVVTERRAKADSSRHLRQLLTEDHRYVFSLIHKFRTEKGESHPVLSERDDIIVITDEAHRSQYDTLALNMRTALPNASFLAFTGTPLIITEEKTRQVFGEYVSVYDFKQSVDDGATVPLYYENRIPQLQLTNENLNADMAELLEAAELDEGQEKKLEREFAREYHLITRDDRLEAIARDIVDHFTGRGFRGKAMVISIDKATAIRMYEKVRSYWDTRINELVAESNKAVPEDRKEILETIAWMRETDMAVVVSQGQNEISEMSEKGLDIRPHRKRMVEEDLEKRFKQADDPFRLVFVCAMWITGFDVPSCSTLYLDKPMKNHSLMQTIARANRVYPGKVSGLIVDYVGVFRNLEKALAIYGAGGEGDNPVEDKSSLIVALQTAISETRSLCMEHGVDIDAIQAAEGFERIALKDQAVEALLVSEEVKRRFLDWASTVWRLYKAILPDPDSRRFSTQVQPIRFIADAIRSLIMPVDISNVMEQVENLLDRSIATDGYYIRDNDQESDQDLFIDLSKIDFEQLGGIFKQGKKRTINERLKGKVAQKMMKMIRLNRTRMNYLEQFQKMIEEYNSGRLSDEELFHQLVAFTKSLNEEEQRTVSEQLDEEELAIFDLLTKPTIELSASDRKRVKATSKKLLTTLKEEKLVLDWRKRQQTLSDVRRTIEQMLDECLPDIYTTELYEEKTVAVFQHVYDAYYGAGQSVYAAG, from the coding sequence ATGACACCGGCAGGGTATACGGAAGACGAACTCGTTGAGAAGCCTGCAATTGAAGTCTTCAGAGAGCTCGGGTGGGAGGCGATCAACGCTTATGACGAGTTCGATCACGGTGTCAGCACCCTGGGCAGGGAGACGAAATCCGAGGTCATCCTCAAGAGAAATCTCCGGGATGCCCTGCTCCGGCTCAACCCGGATGCCCCGCTGGAGGCGATCCATGAAGCCATTGCGGATCTCACCCGTGACCGCTCCCTGATGAGCATGGCCGCCGCCAACCAGGAGATCTATCACCTGCTGAAGAACGGCGTCCGGGTGCCGGTTCCGGACCCCGATGGCGATGGCGAGACGATTGAGCATCTCCGGATCATCGACTGGGAGAAGAGCAGAAACAACGACTTCCTCCTCTGTTCCCAGTTCTGGGTCACCGGGGAGATGCACACCCGGCGGGCCGATCTCGTCGGGTTCGTCAACGGCATCCCCCTCCTCCTGATCGAGCTGAAAGCCGCCCACCGGAGGCTTGAGACGGGATTTTCAGGCAATATCCGGGATTACAAAGACACCATCCCCCAGCTCTTCCGGCCAAATGCGATGATCATCGTCTCCAACGGGAGCCAGAGCCGGGTCGGGAGTGTCACGGCAGGGTGGGAACATTTTGCAGAATGGAAGAAGGTGGGGAGCGAGAGGGAGCCGGGGCGTGTCTCGCTTGAGACGATGCTTCATGGGATCTGTGCACCGGACCGCCTCCTCGATATCGTCGAGAACTTCACTCTCTTCCAGGAGATCCCGGGGGGTCTCATCAAGCTGGTAGCAAAGAATCACCAGTACCTCGGGGTCAACAACGCAATCGATGCCCTCACAGATATCCGTGAACATGATGGAAAACTGGGTGTCTTCTGGCATACCCAGGGGAGCGGCAAAAGCATCTCGATGATCTTCTTCTCCCAGAAAGTGCTCCGTACCATTCCCGGCAACTGGACATTTGTCATCATCACCGACCGGCAGGAACTTGATAACCAGATCTACAAGAATTTCGTATCAGCAGGAGTCGTAACCGAGAGAAGAGCAAAGGCAGATAGCAGTCGCCACCTCCGCCAGCTCCTCACCGAGGATCACCGCTACGTCTTCAGCCTCATTCACAAGTTCAGAACTGAAAAAGGGGAGAGCCACCCTGTGCTCTCTGAGCGGGATGATATCATCGTCATCACCGACGAGGCGCACCGGAGCCAGTACGATACCCTCGCGCTGAATATGAGAACAGCTCTCCCAAACGCCTCCTTCCTCGCCTTTACCGGCACCCCCTTAATCATCACCGAAGAGAAGACCCGGCAGGTCTTCGGCGAGTATGTCAGTGTCTATGACTTCAAGCAGTCGGTCGATGACGGGGCAACGGTTCCACTCTACTATGAGAACCGCATCCCGCAGCTCCAGCTGACAAACGAGAACCTGAATGCAGATATGGCAGAGCTCCTTGAAGCTGCTGAGCTTGACGAGGGACAGGAGAAGAAGCTTGAGCGTGAATTTGCACGTGAATACCACCTGATCACACGGGATGACCGGCTTGAGGCAATTGCACGCGATATCGTCGATCACTTCACAGGACGTGGCTTTCGAGGCAAGGCGATGGTGATCTCAATTGACAAGGCAACTGCCATCCGGATGTATGAGAAGGTCAGGAGCTACTGGGATACCAGGATCAATGAGCTTGTTGCAGAAAGTAACAAAGCAGTTCCCGAAGATCGAAAAGAGATCCTTGAGACGATCGCCTGGATGAGAGAGACGGATATGGCGGTCGTCGTCTCGCAGGGGCAGAATGAGATCAGCGAGATGTCGGAGAAAGGGCTTGATATCCGTCCACACCGCAAGCGGATGGTTGAAGAGGATCTTGAAAAACGCTTCAAGCAGGCAGATGATCCCTTCCGGCTGGTCTTTGTCTGTGCAATGTGGATAACCGGTTTTGATGTACCAAGCTGCTCAACCCTGTATCTCGACAAGCCGATGAAAAACCACAGCCTTATGCAGACGATTGCACGGGCAAACCGGGTCTATCCCGGGAAGGTGAGCGGATTAATCGTCGACTATGTGGGAGTGTTCAGGAATCTTGAGAAGGCCCTCGCCATCTATGGTGCAGGGGGAGAAGGCGATAATCCTGTGGAGGATAAATCTTCCCTCATTGTTGCCCTTCAGACTGCAATATCCGAGACCCGGAGCCTCTGCATGGAGCATGGTGTCGATATTGATGCGATTCAGGCTGCCGAAGGTTTTGAGAGAATCGCCCTGAAGGATCAGGCTGTTGAAGCCCTCCTTGTTTCAGAAGAGGTCAAACGCCGCTTCCTCGATTGGGCAAGCACTGTCTGGCGGCTCTATAAGGCGATCCTCCCCGATCCGGATTCCAGACGGTTTTCCACCCAGGTCCAGCCAATCCGATTCATCGCAGACGCAATCCGCTCGCTCATCATGCCTGTGGATATCTCCAACGTGATGGAGCAGGTGGAGAATCTGCTTGACCGCTCAATTGCAACCGATGGCTACTACATACGGGATAATGATCAGGAATCAGACCAGGATCTCTTTATTGACCTCAGCAAGATAGATTTTGAACAGCTTGGCGGGATCTTCAAGCAGGGGAAGAAACGGACGATAAACGAGAGGCTGAAAGGAAAAGTTGCTCAGAAAATGATGAAGATGATCAGGCTCAACCGCACCCGGATGAACTATCTTGAACAGTTCCAGAAGATGATCGAGGAATATAATTCCGGGAGATTAAGCGACGAGGAGCTCTTCCACCAGCTCGTTGCCTTCACAAAGAGCCTGAATGAGGAGGAGCAGCGGACAGTCAGTGAACAGCTGGATGAAGAGGAGCTTGCCATCTTTGACCTGCTGACAAAGCCAACAATCGAGCTCTCAGCTTCTGACAGGAAGAGAGTGAAGGCAACCTCGAAGAAGCTGCTTACCACCCTGAAGGAGGAGAAGCTGGTTCTTGACTGGCGTAAGCGCCAGCAGACGCTCTCAGATGTCCGCCGTACCATAGAACAGATGCTGGATGAGTGCCTGCCGGACATCTACACGACAGAACTCTATGAAGAGAAGACGGTTGCCGTCTTCCAGCATGTCTATGATGCGTATTACGGGGCCGGGCAGAGTGTGTATGCGGCGGGGTGA
- a CDS encoding Coenzyme F420 hydrogenase/dehydrogenase, beta subunit C-terminal domain, which produces MVAKGDMIYAWASDAACLEKGECGGAVTTLLKHALESRMVDGVLVVKKGADVYDATIEVVTDPAEIEKGAGSLHCGTLLLSKILTKFLQGANGKKYALPVKGCDTMGILELAKRNKVNMDNIIMIGLNCGGSVAPIDATKMIREKFGVDPADVVKEEIDKGQFIVITKDGEHKGISIDELEEEGYGRRSNCRRCLYKIPRQADLACGNWGVLGDKAGKATFVEVCSQKGAQLVDGAVQAGVLETGAADPKGVAIREKVENSMLKLGQKWRAKDFASLSDELWKAINEETSRCIKCYSCIENCPVCMTKEEELKSGTPMVRPGQVPPPPMFHMRRFAHISDSCINCGQCEELCAMDIPLALYSHAIRAEADSVFDPKLGTSSYRN; this is translated from the coding sequence ATGGTAGCAAAAGGCGATATGATATATGCATGGGCTTCAGATGCTGCATGCCTTGAGAAAGGCGAGTGCGGCGGTGCAGTGACAACACTGCTGAAGCATGCCCTTGAGAGCAGGATGGTTGATGGTGTGCTGGTTGTGAAGAAGGGTGCGGATGTCTATGATGCCACAATTGAGGTCGTCACCGATCCAGCCGAGATCGAGAAGGGTGCGGGCTCGCTCCACTGTGGAACGCTCCTCCTCTCAAAAATCCTCACAAAGTTCCTGCAGGGAGCAAACGGGAAGAAGTATGCACTTCCCGTGAAAGGGTGCGACACAATGGGCATCCTTGAGCTTGCGAAGCGGAACAAGGTCAATATGGATAACATCATCATGATCGGCTTAAACTGCGGCGGATCGGTAGCACCAATCGACGCAACAAAGATGATCAGGGAGAAGTTCGGTGTTGACCCTGCTGATGTTGTGAAAGAGGAGATCGACAAGGGCCAGTTCATCGTCATCACCAAAGACGGTGAACACAAAGGCATCTCCATTGATGAACTTGAAGAGGAAGGCTATGGCCGGAGGAGCAACTGCCGCCGGTGCCTCTACAAGATCCCGCGCCAGGCAGATCTTGCCTGCGGAAACTGGGGCGTTCTCGGTGACAAGGCCGGGAAGGCGACCTTTGTCGAGGTCTGCTCTCAGAAAGGTGCACAGCTTGTTGATGGTGCGGTACAGGCTGGTGTACTCGAAACCGGAGCAGCAGATCCAAAAGGCGTTGCGATCCGTGAGAAGGTCGAGAATTCGATGCTGAAGCTTGGCCAGAAATGGAGGGCAAAGGACTTTGCGTCTCTCTCAGACGAGCTCTGGAAGGCGATCAACGAAGAGACCTCCCGGTGCATCAAATGCTACTCCTGCATTGAGAACTGCCCGGTCTGCATGACAAAGGAGGAAGAGCTGAAGTCCGGAACACCAATGGTCCGTCCCGGCCAGGTGCCGCCGCCGCCGATGTTCCATATGCGGAGGTTTGCCCATATCTCAGACTCCTGCATCAACTGCGGCCAGTGCGAGGAACTCTGTGCAATGGATATCCCGCTAGCCCTCTACTCGCATGCGATCAGGGCAGAAGCGGACTCTGTCTTTGATCCAAAACTCGGGACATCGTCATATAGAAACTGA